A stretch of DNA from Aliarcobacter thereius LMG 24486:
AATCATAAAAACATTTGCTGTTTTATTTCCAACACCAGCAAGTTTAATAAGTTCTTTTTGAATATGAGGAATTTGTCCATCATAGTTTTCCATAACACTTTGAGCCATTTTTATTATATTTTTTGCTTTGTTATTAAAAAAAGAGCAAGAGTTTATTAAAGATTTGACATCTTCAAGATTTGCAATACTCAATTCAAAAACATTTGGATACTTTTCAAAAAGTGCTGGAGTAATAATATTTACTCTTTTATCTGTACATTGAGCAGATAAAATGATTGCAATTAAAAGCTCATAGTCATTATTATAATTTAATTCAGTAACAGCATCTTTATAGTTTTCTAAAAATGCCTGTTTGATAGTTTCTATATCACTTTTACTTGCTTTTTTCATTTGTTAAAACATACTTCTTTTAGATTATTGAAATTTGAAAAAATATACTCTTTATCAATTTTATTTATTTTTACATTATCCATAAAACATAAAAGCTCTTTATCATCTTTTATAATTGTATATGAG
This window harbors:
- the nth gene encoding endonuclease III, yielding MKKASKSDIETIKQAFLENYKDAVTELNYNNDYELLIAIILSAQCTDKRVNIITPALFEKYPNVFELSIANLEDVKSLINSCSFFNNKAKNIIKMAQSVMENYDGQIPHIQKELIKLAGVGNKTANVFMIEYKQENLMAVDTHVFRVSHRLGLSYEKTVEKTELELVKKLKGDDLHIFHQAMVLFGRYICKAVKPDCDNCYFPQVCKTKQSFKPA